A genomic window from Sulfurospirillum multivorans DSM 12446 includes:
- a CDS encoding c-type cytochrome produces the protein MTRFWLTCNVVLLLAITPLFSEDFITKMEYAKMLYSNPRGIGCNKCHGEKGEGSVIAQYQNRGKTVVLEAPNLTTISKERFFQALTSQHKVMPTYFLTWQEIDSLYYFVSSEVKK, from the coding sequence TTGACGCGATTTTGGCTTACATGTAACGTGGTACTACTCCTAGCAATAACACCACTGTTTAGCGAAGATTTTATCACCAAAATGGAGTATGCAAAAATGCTCTATTCCAATCCTAGAGGCATTGGCTGTAACAAGTGCCATGGCGAAAAAGGTGAGGGTTCTGTGATCGCGCAATACCAAAATAGAGGCAAAACCGTTGTCCTCGAAGCTCCCAATCTTACGACTATTTCCAAAGAGCGCTTTTTCCAAGCGCTCACAAGCCAGCACAAAGTGATGCCAACTTACTTTTTAACATGGCAAGAGATCGACAGTTTGTACTACTTCGTCTCAAGCGAAGTGAAAAAGTAG
- the recG gene encoding ATP-dependent DNA helicase RecG: MKNLDLDPIDKERFKKIGVGTLLDLALLLPHSYENTTLSPSPLLEQINTLHVKVISLKQSPKVFQIVFDVEAWNAHLDGVIFAAKPYHKALFKVGNEFYIHGKVSYNNGRLQMVQPKIVTAINTLIPKYKTPLQNKTVIELITRFLTLEALLNEGLHVSEAQTLLSLHRPNAKEASAFSSFGYSESILNVLKFVEIHNYLKKLSGKKVTFPSCAKLDGNEAPFIASLPFTLTADQQKVIGEIKRDFLSDNAAKRVIMGDVGCGKTMIILASVMMCYPKKAILMAPTTVLANQLFEEAVKFLPLHVKTLLITQEADSKENLADFDFIIGTHALLYRELPTCALVMVDEQHRFGTKQRALLSALVSKQAWHPHYLQFSATPIPRTLSMIQSSLVDFSFIKMLPFPKDITTKVIAKKDFKALVEHLRSEIAQKHQCIIVYPLVEESEMVNYQSIDEGRGFWEKNFEGVFVTYGKDKNKEEILKTFKEEGNLLISTTVVEVGISLPNLSTIVIVGAERLGLASLHQLRGRVSRNGLKGYCFLYTNLAKSERLEKFSQTLDGFEIAELDLAYRQGGDVVEGSIQSGKKLIWFDIGSDEEILKEAKARMEL; the protein is encoded by the coding sequence GTGAAAAACCTTGATCTTGACCCGATCGACAAAGAACGCTTTAAAAAAATAGGGGTAGGAACGCTTTTAGATTTAGCGCTCCTCCTGCCGCATTCGTATGAAAACACCACACTCTCGCCATCACCGCTTTTGGAGCAGATCAACACCTTACATGTAAAGGTTATTTCACTTAAACAAAGCCCCAAAGTCTTTCAGATCGTCTTTGATGTGGAGGCGTGGAATGCGCATCTTGATGGGGTTATTTTTGCCGCAAAACCGTACCATAAAGCACTTTTTAAAGTGGGAAATGAATTTTACATCCACGGAAAAGTCAGTTACAACAATGGGCGTTTACAGATGGTGCAACCCAAAATCGTCACAGCGATCAACACGCTCATTCCCAAATACAAAACACCTCTGCAAAATAAAACTGTCATAGAGTTGATAACACGCTTTCTTACCCTTGAAGCACTCTTAAACGAAGGCTTACATGTAAGCGAAGCTCAGACACTTTTAAGTTTGCATCGACCGAACGCCAAAGAGGCAAGTGCGTTCAGCAGTTTTGGCTACTCGGAATCCATCCTAAATGTGCTTAAATTTGTCGAGATTCATAACTATCTGAAAAAACTCTCGGGCAAAAAAGTGACGTTTCCCTCCTGTGCCAAACTGGATGGTAATGAAGCACCTTTTATCGCTTCGCTTCCCTTTACATTGACCGCCGATCAGCAAAAAGTCATTGGTGAAATCAAGCGTGATTTTTTAAGTGACAATGCCGCAAAGCGCGTCATTATGGGCGATGTAGGCTGTGGAAAAACGATGATCATCTTAGCTTCGGTGATGATGTGTTACCCTAAAAAAGCTATTTTGATGGCGCCCACAACCGTACTTGCCAATCAACTTTTTGAAGAAGCGGTGAAGTTTTTACCGTTACATGTAAAGACGCTTTTGATCACCCAAGAGGCAGATAGCAAAGAGAATTTGGCTGATTTTGACTTCATCATCGGCACGCATGCTTTGCTGTATCGTGAACTTCCAACCTGTGCGCTTGTTATGGTGGATGAACAGCACCGTTTTGGCACGAAACAACGCGCACTGCTCTCAGCTCTGGTGTCAAAACAGGCGTGGCATCCGCACTATTTGCAGTTTTCTGCCACGCCGATTCCAAGAACTTTGAGTATGATTCAGTCTTCGTTGGTTGATTTCTCGTTCATTAAAATGCTCCCTTTTCCCAAAGATATCACCACCAAAGTGATCGCCAAAAAAGATTTTAAAGCGTTGGTGGAGCATTTGCGTTCTGAAATCGCACAGAAGCATCAGTGCATCATCGTTTATCCACTCGTCGAAGAGAGTGAGATGGTCAATTATCAGTCCATCGATGAAGGACGTGGGTTTTGGGAGAAAAATTTTGAGGGTGTTTTTGTCACGTATGGCAAAGATAAAAACAAAGAAGAGATCCTCAAAACCTTCAAAGAAGAGGGAAATCTGCTCATTTCGACCACGGTTGTTGAAGTGGGCATCTCGCTTCCCAATCTCTCGACGATCGTCATCGTAGGCGCAGAACGTCTTGGGCTTGCGAGTTTGCATCAACTTCGTGGACGCGTCAGCCGCAATGGTTTAAAAGGCTACTGTTTCCTCTACACGAATCTTGCTAAAAGTGAAAGGCTGGAGAAGTTTTCTCAAACACTTGATGGCTTTGAGATCGCAGAGTTAGACTTGGCATACCGTCAAGGTGGCGATGTCGTGGAAGGGAGTATTCAAAGTGGCAAGAAACTGATTTGGTTTGATATAGGGAGCGATGAGGAAATTTTAAAAGAAGCAAAAGCTAGAATGGAACTCTAG
- a CDS encoding type IV pilus modification PilV family protein, with product MTRSAMSMIELVFAIVIMGIAVMSLPLILTQVQSNNAFAMQQEAILAAKAKIGDMLTYEWDANSFNAATQRSYVLDAINGNFLLRRVGATNMRLGHVQAESRRKFPDAIIFASAIGADVTVPLIVNAGENAGALDYVFTLNLTTSVNYAEDNATYSNTPLNDFTFNPDNAPATPTNIKVISVTVSGGEQNITLRAFTCNIGESTLLPSRPYR from the coding sequence ATGACGCGTTCTGCTATGTCTATGATAGAGCTTGTTTTTGCCATAGTTATTATGGGAATTGCCGTGATGAGTTTACCATTGATCTTAACGCAAGTACAAAGTAACAATGCCTTTGCGATGCAACAAGAAGCCATTTTAGCCGCAAAAGCCAAAATAGGAGACATGCTTACGTATGAATGGGATGCAAATAGCTTCAACGCTGCTACTCAGCGCTCTTATGTATTAGATGCCATAAATGGCAATTTTTTGCTTCGACGTGTAGGAGCAACAAACATGCGACTTGGACATGTCCAAGCTGAAAGTAGACGCAAATTTCCTGATGCAATTATATTCGCTTCTGCTATCGGCGCAGACGTAACTGTACCATTGATTGTTAATGCAGGAGAAAATGCTGGAGCATTGGATTATGTTTTCACTTTAAACCTGACAACAAGCGTTAATTATGCAGAAGATAACGCAACCTACAGCAATACACCACTGAATGACTTTACATTTAATCCTGATAATGCACCTGCAACGCCAACCAATATTAAAGTTATTTCTGTCACGGTTTCAGGAGGAGAGCAAAACATTACGTTGCGTGCCTTTACATGTAACATCGGTGAATCGACACTTCTTCCTTCAAGGCCTTACCGATGA
- a CDS encoding dehypoxanthine futalosine cyclase, which translates to MKRMSNEEALRLIREVDLNTLGQMALKRKMELHPENLTTFVVDRNINYTNVCWVDCKFCAFYRHHKEDEAYVLSYEEIGQKIEELIEIGGTQILFQGGVHPKLKIEWYEELVEWISTNYPSITIHGFSAIEIDYIAKISKISYQEVLLRLQKKGLYSIPGAGAEILSDRVRDIIAPKKLGSEEWLGVHRAAHKIGMRSTATMMFGTLESDEEIIEHWEKIRELQDETGGFRAFIMWSFQSDHTKLKEEHPEIKKQSSNRYLRLLAVSRLYLDNFKNIQSSWVTQGSYIGQLALMFGANDLGSTMMEENVVKAAGAANRMNQTEMIKLIKDIGSIPAKRDTSYTVLEQFA; encoded by the coding sequence ATGAAACGAATGAGTAATGAAGAGGCGTTGCGCCTGATTCGAGAAGTAGATCTTAATACATTGGGGCAAATGGCGTTGAAGCGAAAAATGGAGCTTCATCCTGAAAATCTCACCACTTTTGTGGTCGATCGCAACATCAACTACACCAATGTCTGTTGGGTTGATTGTAAATTTTGCGCGTTTTACCGCCATCATAAAGAAGATGAAGCCTATGTGCTCTCTTATGAGGAGATCGGTCAAAAGATCGAAGAGTTGATAGAGATTGGTGGAACGCAGATTCTTTTCCAAGGAGGCGTTCATCCCAAGCTTAAAATCGAGTGGTATGAAGAGTTGGTTGAGTGGATTAGTACCAATTATCCTAGCATTACGATTCATGGATTTTCGGCTATTGAGATTGATTACATCGCTAAAATCTCGAAAATCAGCTACCAAGAGGTGTTGTTACGCCTTCAGAAAAAAGGACTGTATAGCATTCCTGGCGCTGGGGCTGAGATACTGAGTGACCGCGTTCGTGACATTATCGCTCCTAAAAAATTAGGCAGCGAAGAGTGGCTTGGAGTGCACAGAGCCGCGCATAAAATCGGCATGCGCTCCACTGCTACAATGATGTTTGGAACCTTGGAAAGCGATGAAGAGATCATTGAGCATTGGGAAAAAATCAGAGAGCTTCAAGATGAAACGGGTGGTTTTAGAGCGTTCATCATGTGGAGTTTTCAAAGCGATCATACGAAGCTCAAAGAAGAACATCCTGAGATCAAAAAACAGTCCTCAAACCGTTACCTTAGGCTTCTAGCCGTGAGTCGTTTGTACCTCGATAATTTTAAAAATATCCAAAGTTCGTGGGTCACACAAGGCAGTTACATCGGTCAGCTTGCCCTCATGTTTGGCGCGAACGATCTAGGAAGTACGATGATGGAAGAAAATGTGGTCAAAGCTGCAGGGGCGGCGAACCGTATGAATCAAACGGAGATGATCAAACTCATCAAAGACATCGGCTCCATCCCCGCCAAACGCGATACGTCGTACACGGTTTTGGAGCAGTTCGCATGA
- a CDS encoding M16 family metallopeptidase produces the protein MAQEVSQINVNGVEIPVVFEKDASLPITSVQLVVKNAGSMEDGANEGIAKFLAGMLGEGTKEMGATVFAEELEFRAISLGAHTGIETLVFEVSALKEQFPYALGMLQKLLKSPNFSKGSFDKIKLLTLGMLSNKESDFDYIANLNLQKLIFENTPFAHAYSGDVKSIKALKLKDVENFYKERINLESLIIVAGGDIELDELKKLLLPVLSEIKHGKHRDMAYFDANKNAKELVVHKESEQAYIYFGAPFYMKSGDPEAYKAKVASFILGESGFGSRLMEEVRVKRGLAYSSYSRSSIGKSSSSFTGHLQTKNENLEEAKKVVAAEIKRFVDEGVTEDELAQAKRFLLGSEPLRNETLSQRLSRAFFEYYSGFELGHSKKQLEKIEALSLEDLNSFIKKHDEITALSFSVVTKREKP, from the coding sequence GTGGCGCAAGAAGTCAGTCAAATCAATGTAAATGGTGTAGAAATTCCTGTGGTCTTTGAAAAAGATGCCTCACTGCCAATCACTTCGGTACAGCTTGTGGTCAAAAATGCAGGTAGCATGGAAGATGGTGCTAATGAGGGCATCGCGAAGTTCTTAGCGGGCATGTTAGGCGAGGGAACCAAAGAGATGGGAGCAACGGTATTTGCAGAAGAGCTTGAATTTCGAGCGATTTCATTGGGCGCTCACACGGGCATTGAAACGCTTGTGTTTGAAGTCTCAGCCCTTAAAGAGCAGTTTCCCTATGCGCTTGGTATGCTTCAAAAACTCCTTAAAAGTCCCAATTTCAGCAAAGGAAGCTTCGATAAAATCAAGCTTTTAACGTTAGGAATGCTCTCCAACAAAGAGAGCGATTTTGATTACATTGCCAACCTTAATCTTCAAAAACTCATTTTTGAAAACACGCCGTTTGCGCATGCGTACAGTGGCGACGTGAAAAGCATCAAAGCGCTTAAACTCAAAGATGTTGAGAATTTTTATAAAGAGCGTATTAATTTAGAGAGCCTCATTATTGTCGCAGGTGGCGACATTGAACTGGATGAACTTAAAAAATTGCTTTTGCCTGTCCTTTCGGAGATTAAGCATGGGAAACATCGTGATATGGCGTACTTTGATGCGAATAAAAACGCGAAAGAGCTTGTCGTTCACAAAGAGAGTGAGCAGGCGTATATCTATTTTGGCGCACCTTTCTACATGAAAAGTGGCGATCCTGAGGCGTACAAAGCGAAAGTGGCGAGCTTCATTTTAGGCGAGAGTGGTTTTGGAAGTCGTTTAATGGAAGAGGTGCGTGTAAAGCGAGGACTGGCGTATTCCAGTTACAGTAGAAGCAGCATCGGCAAATCCAGCAGTAGTTTTACAGGGCATCTTCAAACGAAAAATGAGAACTTGGAAGAGGCTAAAAAAGTGGTCGCCGCTGAGATCAAGCGTTTTGTGGACGAGGGTGTAACTGAGGATGAATTGGCACAAGCCAAACGCTTTTTACTAGGAAGTGAGCCGCTTCGCAATGAAACCCTTTCGCAACGCCTTTCGCGTGCCTTTTTTGAGTACTACAGTGGGTTTGAGTTGGGACACTCTAAAAAACAGTTAGAGAAAATTGAGGCGTTGAGCCTTGAAGATCTCAACAGTTTCATTAAAAAACACGATGAGATCACAGCCCTTAGTTTTTCGGTAGTCACGAAACGTGAAAAACCTTGA
- the hemL gene encoding glutamate-1-semialdehyde 2,1-aminomutase has translation MHYDKSIKAYEKAQNVIPGGVDSPVRAFKSVGGTPLFIKKGEGAYLIDLDNNRYVDYVQSWGPLIFGHANKTIEKAVIKAVKKGLSFGAPTKAETKLASLICSLFPEMDKVRFVSSGTEAVMSAIRLARGFTCKDDIIKFEGCYHGHSDSLLVQAGSGAVTFGCPSSPGVPADLTKHTLLAKYNDIKSVKECFKNSKNIACIIIEPIAGNMGFVPSDPKFLQELRTLCDKHGALLIFDEVMSGFRASLKGAQGIYETVPDLVTFGKVIGGGMPVGAFGGRAEIMDKLSPDGPVYQAGTLSGNPVAMAAGLASLEQIFKDETLHVRLEKKAKRLVEGLKDAAEVSGITLQVNAIGSMFGFFFNDKPVKNFDDALKSNTQCFAAFHQGMLREGFYFACSQFETGFISDAMSDAMIEETIEAAIKVFEEIA, from the coding sequence ATGCACTATGATAAAAGCATAAAAGCCTATGAAAAAGCTCAAAATGTGATCCCTGGTGGTGTTGATTCTCCTGTACGAGCGTTTAAAAGTGTGGGTGGAACACCGTTGTTTATCAAAAAAGGTGAGGGCGCGTATCTGATCGATCTGGACAATAATCGCTATGTCGATTACGTTCAAAGCTGGGGACCATTGATTTTTGGACATGCCAATAAAACCATCGAAAAAGCGGTCATCAAAGCGGTGAAAAAAGGGCTGAGCTTTGGCGCTCCAACCAAAGCCGAAACCAAACTTGCAAGCCTGATCTGTTCGCTTTTTCCTGAGATGGACAAAGTGCGTTTTGTGAGCAGTGGAACTGAAGCGGTGATGAGTGCGATTCGTCTTGCACGAGGCTTTACATGTAAAGATGACATTATCAAGTTTGAGGGCTGTTACCACGGACACAGCGACTCACTTTTAGTTCAAGCAGGAAGTGGTGCCGTGACCTTTGGATGTCCTAGTTCTCCAGGTGTGCCTGCGGATCTTACAAAGCATACGTTACTCGCAAAATACAACGACATCAAAAGTGTCAAAGAGTGTTTCAAAAACTCTAAAAATATCGCGTGTATCATCATCGAGCCAATTGCAGGCAATATGGGTTTTGTCCCCTCCGATCCAAAATTTTTGCAAGAACTCAGAACGCTGTGTGACAAACATGGAGCTTTGCTTATTTTTGATGAGGTCATGAGTGGATTTAGAGCGAGCCTCAAAGGGGCGCAAGGCATTTATGAAACCGTGCCAGATCTCGTCACGTTTGGAAAAGTCATCGGTGGCGGTATGCCTGTGGGTGCCTTTGGTGGACGTGCTGAAATCATGGATAAACTCTCCCCTGATGGTCCAGTATACCAAGCAGGAACGCTCAGTGGCAATCCTGTGGCGATGGCGGCGGGGCTTGCTTCTTTGGAGCAAATATTCAAAGATGAAACCTTACATGTAAGATTGGAAAAGAAAGCAAAAAGGCTTGTCGAAGGGCTCAAAGATGCAGCAGAAGTATCTGGGATTACGCTTCAAGTGAATGCCATTGGCTCAATGTTTGGCTTCTTCTTTAACGATAAACCTGTGAAAAATTTTGACGATGCGCTGAAAAGCAATACGCAGTGTTTTGCCGCCTTTCATCAAGGCATGCTGAGAGAGGGTTTTTACTTTGCCTGCTCGCAGTTTGAAACAGGCTTTATTTCCGATGCGATGAGCGATGCGATGATCGAAGAGACCATTGAAGCGGCAATTAAAGTATTTGAAGAGATTGCATGA
- a CDS encoding type II secretion system protein: protein MKKRTAFTMIELVMVIVVLGIVASIGAEIVTKLYENYLRTRAINQLQSQTEITLEQIAKRLQFRIKDSVRASDDNGTTWSALPSAIVGFGIIEWIGISNESFLGEWDGASVVPGWSGLIDMEHANTALATLTLETPGSRLDFANNTINALTNNTVTMDVAGTNRPAIIFKGTKPGTFANYYPPTPTYENNVTCIANNCAANPTTFSLPGGLANLNGNANGDLYEQYYLVHTAYALVPIGGANDFNLTLRYNYQPWAGEAYDDAAVVAAERILAEHVSTFRIRQDGDVVRIKLCIHDNNQSGNFDFSACKEKVIY from the coding sequence ATGAAAAAACGCACTGCTTTTACGATGATAGAGTTGGTGATGGTCATTGTGGTATTGGGTATTGTGGCTAGTATTGGCGCTGAGATTGTTACGAAGCTTTATGAAAATTACTTACGAACACGCGCTATCAACCAACTTCAAAGTCAAACCGAGATTACGTTAGAGCAAATCGCAAAACGGTTGCAATTTCGCATCAAAGACAGTGTTAGAGCAAGCGATGATAATGGCACTACATGGTCTGCGCTTCCTAGTGCTATAGTGGGTTTTGGTATCATCGAATGGATCGGTATCAGCAATGAGAGTTTTTTGGGTGAATGGGACGGTGCTTCAGTCGTTCCAGGATGGAGTGGATTGATTGATATGGAACATGCAAATACTGCATTAGCAACTCTTACACTAGAAACACCTGGTAGCAGACTTGATTTCGCTAACAATACAATCAATGCGCTCACTAATAATACTGTCACAATGGATGTAGCTGGGACAAATCGTCCTGCCATAATTTTTAAAGGTACAAAGCCGGGTACGTTTGCAAATTATTATCCACCTACTCCAACCTACGAGAATAATGTTACATGTATTGCAAATAATTGTGCTGCCAATCCTACAACGTTTAGTCTTCCTGGCGGATTGGCTAATTTGAATGGAAATGCAAATGGCGATTTGTATGAGCAATATTATCTTGTACATACTGCCTATGCTCTTGTACCTATAGGAGGAGCAAATGACTTCAATCTTACACTACGTTATAACTATCAACCGTGGGCAGGTGAGGCATATGATGACGCTGCCGTTGTCGCGGCAGAACGCATTTTGGCTGAGCACGTCAGCACGTTTCGTATCCGTCAAGATGGTGATGTGGTGCGTATCAAGCTTTGCATTCATGACAATAACCAAAGTGGCAACTTCGACTTTAGTGCTTGCAAAGAGAAGGTGATATACTAA
- the hpf gene encoding ribosome hibernation-promoting factor, HPF/YfiA family, which yields MNTSIVGKQFDLTEPIKAYVDGAVDALGKYNLDIISVRTVISADEKNGKKGFNVEFAINMAHKNTVVIQQKDKDVYAAVDLAVERAKKVLRRHHDKITNYKAEELVVAEENSEGSDDEIVPIRLDSYKPVEVEDAMNELKASDKQFIVFHDMEDKFRVMYKKTDGRFGLY from the coding sequence ATGAACACCAGTATCGTAGGTAAACAATTTGATTTGACGGAGCCAATTAAGGCTTATGTTGATGGAGCTGTTGATGCTCTTGGCAAATACAATTTGGACATTATCTCTGTGCGTACTGTGATTTCAGCCGATGAAAAAAACGGCAAAAAAGGCTTTAATGTCGAGTTTGCGATTAACATGGCGCATAAAAACACGGTTGTTATTCAACAAAAAGACAAAGATGTCTATGCCGCGGTTGATCTCGCCGTTGAGAGAGCAAAAAAAGTCTTACGTCGTCACCATGATAAAATTACCAATTACAAAGCTGAAGAACTCGTTGTTGCCGAAGAAAACAGTGAAGGAAGCGACGATGAGATCGTGCCAATTCGCCTTGACAGCTACAAACCTGTCGAAGTCGAAGATGCGATGAATGAGCTTAAAGCTTCTGATAAACAGTTTATCGTTTTCCATGATATGGAAGATAAATTCCGCGTGATGTATAAAAAAACCGACGGAAGATTCGGTCTTTATTAA
- a CDS encoding AtpZ/AtpI family protein, which translates to MSEKEKPKYGKLIEGAEQLSLGISIVVAVLIGIGVGMLMSNWFNTPWLLWVGVSWGVGGAILNVYKAYKKNVASLDELKDDVRYKKYQQPKDDDEDDDDK; encoded by the coding sequence ATGAGCGAAAAAGAAAAACCAAAATACGGAAAACTGATCGAAGGGGCGGAGCAGCTCTCTTTGGGCATTTCCATTGTGGTCGCCGTTCTCATCGGTATAGGCGTGGGAATGCTCATGAGCAATTGGTTCAACACACCGTGGCTTTTATGGGTCGGCGTTTCATGGGGTGTTGGTGGCGCGATCCTCAATGTCTATAAAGCGTATAAAAAAAATGTGGCGTCACTGGATGAACTCAAAGATGATGTGCGCTATAAAAAATACCAACAACCTAAAGACGATGATGAAGATGACGACGACAAGTAG